A genome region from Arachis duranensis cultivar V14167 chromosome 8, aradu.V14167.gnm2.J7QH, whole genome shotgun sequence includes the following:
- the LOC107460282 gene encoding uncharacterized protein LOC107460282 codes for MVLTEECSAIIQHKLPQKLKDPSCFQIPCIIGEITVEKALCDLGASINLMSLAMMRKMRIEEAKPTRMALQLADRSFKFPHGIVEDLLVKVGDFIFPADFVVLDLEEGAKTSIILGMPFLATARAIIDVQKG; via the coding sequence ATGGTACTCACcgaagaatgcagtgccatcATCCAGCACAAATTGccccagaaattgaaggatcctAGTTGTTTCCAAATCCCTTGTATCATAGGAGAAATCACAGTGGAGAAGGCTTTATGTGatctaggagcaagcataaatctgatgTCCTTAGCAATGATGCGAAAGATGAGGATTGAGGaggccaaaccaacaagaatggccctgCAACTAGCAGATCGGTCATTCAAGTTTCCTCACGGAATAGTAGAAGACTTGTTAGTGAAGGTAGGAGACTTTATCTTTCCAGCAGACTTCGTAGTATTGGATTTGGAGGAAGGAGCCAAGACCTCTATCATCTTGGGAATgccattcttagccactgctagagccatcattgatgtccaaaagggttAA
- the LOC107460290 gene encoding PHD finger protein EHD3, producing the protein METGDDNSNADSPERTAGMEGCLYSEAVNNGVVIVDGSGPDESKEIRHSKKEAVNTRVSTADGRFRTYKRRKHVKMSCSESKAQEESRVCVEAASHFSEQAVKKPYGIAVGNTSKDNSNGHWGNVVLNHLYHSLGNDNSGTKWCIKEALMSNPKSITDMETSKIDKDGQECSSHFDCSSHRLQFEANGHAYVMHGGCSSESDGNGLTKKCQRVFHNILASEKFSSLCKVLLENFHGMKPESVVDFSVINSRMTEEAYEQSPTLFLSDFQQVWRKLENTGNEIVAIAKSLSNLSRAYYLEHVGVPGHSSFEDQKQVFHNYALDNVMRPQQTEVCATDKVCSCRHCGGKADGTDSLICDSCEEMYHVSCIVPALKELPEKSWFCANCTAIEIRSPHDNCVVCERLNAPKSLNNIVGDESIPTNDETHNELEENSNCTYGIEVSIGRRNLPDCKICREEVDGEDVRICGHNSCPSKYYHVRCLSTKQVQSYAHCWYCPSCLCRVCLVDRDDHKIVLCDGCDHGYHIDCMEPKRTTIPKGNWFCRKCDAGIQAIRRAKKTYENFNFRTGEDVSKPKYKLGKKWKQGRELEKDGGMDMLLTAANTLKFEENLASS; encoded by the exons ATGGAAACTGGGGATGACAATAGCAATGCCGATAGCCCTGAACGTACGGCAGGGATGGAGGGGTGCTTGTATTCCGAAGCTGTAAATAATGGAGTGGTAATTGTTGATGGGAGTGGTCCTGATGAGAGCAAAGAAATTAGGCATTCGAAGAAGGAAGCTGTAAATACCAGAGTGTCAACTGCAGATGGGCGTTTTCGGACATACAAGAGGCGGAAACATGTAAAGATGAGTTGTTCAGAAAGCAAAGCTCAGGAAGAAAGCAGAGTGTGTGTGGAAGCCGCAAGTCACTTTTCAGAACAG GCTGTGAAGAAACCATATGGTATAGCTGTAGGAAATACTTCAAAAGATAATTCAAATGGACATTGGGGGAATGTTGTACTAAATCATTTATATCATTCATTAGGCAATGATAACAGTGGCACAAAGTGGTGCATAAAGGAAGCACTGATGAGTAATCCAAAATCCATTACCGACATG GAAACTTCTAAAATTGACAAAGATGGCCAAGAATGCTCGTCACACTTCGACTGTTCCTCTCATAGGTTACAGTTTGAAGCTAATGGGCATGCATATGTCATGCATGGTGGATGTTCAAGTGAATCAGATGGCAATGGTCTTACTAAGAAGTGTCAGCGTGTGTTCCATAATATCTTAGCCTCTGAAAAATTCAGTTCATTATGTAAGGTGCTACTAGAAAATTTTCATGGAATGAAACCTGAAAGTGTAGTTGACTTTAGTGTCATAAATTCAAGGATGACAGAAGAAGCTTATGAACAATCACCCACACTTTTCTTGTCAGATTTTCAACAG GTTTGGAGAAAGCTTGAAAACACTGGAAATGAGATTGTTGCTATAGCAAAGAGTCTTTCCAACTTGTCAAGAGCGTATTACTTAGAGCAT gtGGGAGTTCCTGGACACAGTTCATTTGAGGATCAAAAACAAGTG TTCCATAACTATGCATTGGACAATGTTATGAGACCACAGCAGACAGAAGTTTGTGCTACAGATAAAGTCTGCAGTTGCAGGCATTGTGGAGGCAAGGCAGATGGGACAGACTCCTTGATTTGTGATTCATGTGAGGAGATGTACCATGTATCTTGTATTGTGCCGGCTTTGAAGGAATTACCTGAAAAAAGCTGGTTCTGTGCCAATTGTACTGCTATTGAAATAAGATCTCCACATGATAATTGTGTGGTGTGTGAAAGGTTGAATGCCCCAAAGTCCTTGAACAACATTGTTGGTGATGAGAGCATTCCTACAAATGATGAAACACACAATGAATTGGAGGAAAATTCAAATTGTACATATGGGATCGAGGTGTCCATAGGGAGAAGAAACTTGCCTGATTGCAAAATTTGTAGGGAGGAAGTAGATGGAGAAGATGTACGGATATGCGGTCACAATTCATGCCCTAGTAAATACTATCATGTAAGGTGTTTGTCCACTAAGCAGGTCCAGTCATATGCTCACTGTTGGTACTGCCCTTCTTGTTTATGTCGAGTTTGCCTCGTTGATCGAGATGATCACAAGATTGTTCTCTGTGATGGTTGCGACCATGGATACCACATCGATTGCATGGAGCCTAAACGGACTACCATTCCAAAAGGCAACTGGTTCTGCAGAAAATGCGATGCAGGGATCCAAGCAATACGCCGGGCTAAAAAGACATATGAGAATTTCAATTTTAGAACTGGCGAAGATGTTTCAAAGCCTAAGTATAAGCTTGGTAAGAAATGGAAACAAGGACGAGAATTGGAGAAAGATGGAGGAATGGACATGCTTTTAACAGCAGCCAACACACTTAAATTTGAAGAGAACTTGGCTAGTAGCTAG